From one Anopheles cruzii chromosome 3, idAnoCruzAS_RS32_06, whole genome shotgun sequence genomic stretch:
- the LOC128273576 gene encoding transcription elongation factor 1 homolog, whose protein sequence is MGRRKSKRKPPPKRKNIEPLDQQFNCPFCNHEKSCEVKMDKGKNSAKIMCRVCMEEFHTTINFLSEPVDVYNDWVDACETAN, encoded by the coding sequence ATGGGTCGCCGAAAATCCAAGAggaagccgccgccgaagcgAAAGAACATCGAACCACTTGACCAGCAGTTCAACTGCCCGTTCTGCAACCACGAAAAGTCGTGCGAGGTGAAGATGGACAAAGGGAAAAACTCGGCCAAGATAATGTGCCGAGTGTGCATGGAGGAGTTTCATACGACGATAAACTTCCTCTCGGAACCGGTGGATGTGTACAATGACTGGGTGGATGCGTGTGAAACCGCCAACTAA
- the LOC128273580 gene encoding bolA-like protein DDB_G0274169, with amino-acid sequence MNYLLASSASKRVIGCVKSVWLRTVSTKMEAGPIENAIRTGLAKELSPVHVEVVNESYMHNVPKGSETHFKVLVVSQQFEGMPLIKRHRLVNDIVKTQLEGDFVHALSIVAKTPLQWDPNYSLEPSPNCRGGFGK; translated from the exons ATGAACTATCTGCTGGCCAGTTCGGCAAGCAAAAGAGTTATCGGTTGTGTAAAATCTGTATGGCTGCGAACCGTGAGTACGAAGATGGAAGCCGGACCTATCGAAAACGCTATACGCACCGGGCTGGCGAAGGAATTATCCCCGGTTCACGTGGAAGTGGTCAATGAATCCTATATGCACAACGTTCCGAAGGGTTCCGAAACGCACTTCAAAGTTTTGGTAGTTTCACAGCAATTCGAAGGAATGCCTCTAATAAAG CGACATCGTTTGGTGAATGATATTGTGAAAACTCAACTAGAAGGAGATTTCGTGCACGCTTTATCGATCGTAGCCAAAACGCCCCTACAATGGGACCCGAATTATAGTTTGGAACCCAGTCCGAACTGTAGAGGCGGTTTTGGCAAATGA
- the LOC128272332 gene encoding set1/Ash2 histone methyltransferase complex subunit ASH2 isoform X2, with protein sequence MEESTQSISKSRQQKRKLPNADQGGALGKKSRLGADVGALVKLPAHGYPLEHPFNKDGYRYILAEPDPHAPFRQEFDESADWAGKPIPGWLYRVLSPNSVLIALHDRAPQLKISDDRLSVTGEKGYCMARASHYVTKGCWYWEATVEDMPDGSACRLGWGQEYANLQAPLGYDKFGYSWRSRKGTRFHESQGKHYSGGYGEGDTLGFLITLPHANQASHVPTTFKDRPLVKFKSHLYYEEKDRVNETLKSLKIQHGSQIHFFKNGVCQGEAFVDLYKGAYYPALSLHKNVTVSVNFGPNFKYPKAPKEFNAQGMHDRVEEMICEQTMADMMYFTENDGKLRLDTYSS encoded by the exons ATGGAAGAAT CCACTCAAAGTATATCAAAAAGCCGCCAGCAGAAGCGTAAGCTGCCGAATGCCGATCAGGGTGGGGCACTCGGCAAGAAGAGTCGTCTTGGTGCGGATGTGGGGGCCCTCGTGAAGCTGCCGGCCCACGGATACCCACTCGAGCATCCATTCAACAAGGACGGGTACCGCTACATTTTGGCCGAACCCGATCCGCACGCGCCCTTTCGGCAGGAGTTTGACGAGAGCGCCGACTGGGCCGGGAAACCCATACCAGGATGGCTGTACCGCGTGCTGTCTCCGAATTCGGTACTGATTGCGCTACACGACCGTGCCCCACAGCTCAAGATATCGGACGACCGGCTGTCCGTGACCGGAGAGAAGGGATACTGTATGGCCCGTGCTTCGCATT ACGTAACGAAGGGATGTTGGTACTGGGAGGCCACAGTGGAGGACATGCCAGACGGGTCCGCATGTCGGCTCGGGTGGGGCCAAGAGTACGCGAATCTACAGGCCCCGCTTGGGTACGATAAGTTTGGCTACTCGTGGCGGTCACGCAAAGGGACGCGGTTCCACGAGTCCCAAGGCAAGCACTACAGCGGCGGGTACGGTGAAGGGGACACGCTCGGCTTCCTGATCACGCTGCCACACGCGAACCAGGCCAGCCATGTGCCGACAACTTTCAAGGATCGGCCGCTGGTCAAATTCAAGAGCCATCTGTACTACGAGGAGAAAGATCGCGTGAATGAAACGTTGAAATCGTTGAAAATCCAGCACGGCAGCCAGATTCATTTCTTCAAAAACGGTGTCTGCCAAGGGGAGGCTTTTGTCGATCTGTACAAAGGTGCCTACTATCCGGCGTTGTCGTTGCACAAAAATGTGACCGTCAGCGTAAACTTTGGCCCCAACTTCAAGTACCCGAAGGCGCCGAAAGAGTTCAATGCGCAAGGG ATGCACGACCGAGTCGAGGAGATGATATGCGAACAAACGATGGCCGATATGATGTACTTTACGGAGAATGACGGGAAGTTGCGCCTGGACACTTACAGCTCTTAA
- the LOC128272332 gene encoding set1/Ash2 histone methyltransferase complex subunit ASH2 isoform X1 — translation MDVGEMKPDIKKSPTGDEKYGNCYCGKERNLNIVELLCATCNRWFHESCIGFQLGRLVPFMMNYVFVCKNCSMTGLESFRKVQASIPQMCLTAIANLQQTATKEGKARLMFSKDKEIIPYLDHYWEAITTMGRRSTQSWYATVQRSLIKDINTLFSYDEGGDQGQMYGLASADLMQIKPAYDETTTLTTQSISKSRQQKRKLPNADQGGALGKKSRLGADVGALVKLPAHGYPLEHPFNKDGYRYILAEPDPHAPFRQEFDESADWAGKPIPGWLYRVLSPNSVLIALHDRAPQLKISDDRLSVTGEKGYCMARASHYVTKGCWYWEATVEDMPDGSACRLGWGQEYANLQAPLGYDKFGYSWRSRKGTRFHESQGKHYSGGYGEGDTLGFLITLPHANQASHVPTTFKDRPLVKFKSHLYYEEKDRVNETLKSLKIQHGSQIHFFKNGVCQGEAFVDLYKGAYYPALSLHKNVTVSVNFGPNFKYPKAPKEFNAQGMHDRVEEMICEQTMADMMYFTENDGKLRLDTYSS, via the exons ATGGACGTGGGCGAAATGAAACCTGATATAAAAAAATCTCCCACTGGTGACGAAAAATATGGCAATTGTTACTG TGGAAAGGAAAGAAATCTCAACATTGTCGAGCTGCTGTGCGCTACGTGCAATCGATGGTTCCACGAGTCCTGCATCGGGTTCCAGCTTGGCCGCCTGGTACCGTTCATGATGAATtacgtgtttgtgtgcaaaaaTTGTTCGATGACGGGCCTGGAAAGTTTTCGCAAAGTACAAGCCTCCATCCCGCAGATGTGCCTCACGGCCATCGCGAACCTACAGCAAACGGCCACCAAGGAGGGCAAAGCTCGGCTGATGTTTAGCAAGGATAAGGAAATCATACCGTACTTGGACCACTACTGGGAGGCCATCACTACCATGGGGCGCCGCTCTACTCAGTCCTGGTACGCCACGGTGCAAAGATCTCTCATCAAGGATATCAACACTCTGTTCTCCTACGACGAGGGCGGCGATCAGGGCCAAATGTATGGTCTGGCCAGTGCGGATCTGATGCAAATTAAGCCGGCCTACGATGAGACAACAACGTTGA CCACTCAAAGTATATCAAAAAGCCGCCAGCAGAAGCGTAAGCTGCCGAATGCCGATCAGGGTGGGGCACTCGGCAAGAAGAGTCGTCTTGGTGCGGATGTGGGGGCCCTCGTGAAGCTGCCGGCCCACGGATACCCACTCGAGCATCCATTCAACAAGGACGGGTACCGCTACATTTTGGCCGAACCCGATCCGCACGCGCCCTTTCGGCAGGAGTTTGACGAGAGCGCCGACTGGGCCGGGAAACCCATACCAGGATGGCTGTACCGCGTGCTGTCTCCGAATTCGGTACTGATTGCGCTACACGACCGTGCCCCACAGCTCAAGATATCGGACGACCGGCTGTCCGTGACCGGAGAGAAGGGATACTGTATGGCCCGTGCTTCGCATT ACGTAACGAAGGGATGTTGGTACTGGGAGGCCACAGTGGAGGACATGCCAGACGGGTCCGCATGTCGGCTCGGGTGGGGCCAAGAGTACGCGAATCTACAGGCCCCGCTTGGGTACGATAAGTTTGGCTACTCGTGGCGGTCACGCAAAGGGACGCGGTTCCACGAGTCCCAAGGCAAGCACTACAGCGGCGGGTACGGTGAAGGGGACACGCTCGGCTTCCTGATCACGCTGCCACACGCGAACCAGGCCAGCCATGTGCCGACAACTTTCAAGGATCGGCCGCTGGTCAAATTCAAGAGCCATCTGTACTACGAGGAGAAAGATCGCGTGAATGAAACGTTGAAATCGTTGAAAATCCAGCACGGCAGCCAGATTCATTTCTTCAAAAACGGTGTCTGCCAAGGGGAGGCTTTTGTCGATCTGTACAAAGGTGCCTACTATCCGGCGTTGTCGTTGCACAAAAATGTGACCGTCAGCGTAAACTTTGGCCCCAACTTCAAGTACCCGAAGGCGCCGAAAGAGTTCAATGCGCAAGGG ATGCACGACCGAGTCGAGGAGATGATATGCGAACAAACGATGGCCGATATGATGTACTTTACGGAGAATGACGGGAAGTTGCGCCTGGACACTTACAGCTCTTAA
- the LOC128272701 gene encoding protoporphyrinogen oxidase, with the protein MTGILGAGISGLSAAHYLVRKTAAALPLTIYEASDRVGGWIRSEPFIDQGYVFEAGPRTIRPKGPAAANTLELIEDLGLADQVYSINSNHTAARNRMIYAKGQLNLLPSSIGGLLKTVPPFTKPLYFAAFHDLLAGRSKEALQDESMYSFVERRFGKEIADYAISSMLCGICAGNAKEISVKFLMKELFEREQRHGGVIKGLLVEALRNRSKSKPQRDSAAGTQSGKLAQRAKAENWSIYSIRGGLQTLPDTLAKDLQCKGVSIVTGTKFEEMVFDRDRIMLRVDGKEQLLQHVVSSIPSYKLAKHVETQHPQLSAALRSIPFVDVCVVNLQYRRTDLLKQDGFGLLVPPIENLPILGVIFDSCCFDMVDNTVLTVMMGGAWFEQWFGKNPSEEQLLEVALANVDKILHIGQRPDAYKVNLLRRCIPQYTVGHQERVKAARDYIDQHRLPIVLCGASYDGVGVNDVILSARKSVEALQSK; encoded by the coding sequence ATGACCGGAATTCTTGGTGCCGGCATTAGCGGCCTATCGGCGGCTCATTATTTGGTGAGAAAAACAGCGGCAGCCTTGCCGTTAACCATCTACGAGGCTTCAGATCGCGTTGGTGGATGGATACGCTCGGAACCGTTTATCGATCAGGGTTACGTGTTCGAAGCTGGGCCGCGTACGATACGGCCCAAGggaccggcggcagcaaacaCACTCGAGCTGATCGAGGATCTTGGTCTAGCGGATCAGGTTTACTCCATCAACTCCAATCACACCGCCGCCCGGAACCGAATGATTTACGCCAAGGGGCAGCTAAACCTTCTGCCGTCAAGCATCGGCGGATTGCTGAAAACTGTGCCACCCTTCACGAAGCCACTGTACTTTGCGGCCTTTCACGATTTGCTGGCCGGACGATCGAAAGAGGCGCTCCAGGATGAGTCCATGTACTCGTTCGTGGAACGCCGCTTCGGTAAGGAGATCGCCGATTACGCCATTAGCTCGATGCTGTGCGGTATCTGTGCCGGCAATGCAAAGGAGATAAGCGTAAAATTTCTGATGAAGGAACTGTTCGAGCGGGAACAACGGCACGGCGGAGTTATCAAAGGTTTGCTGGTGGAGGCATTGCGAAATCGAAGCAAGTCGAAGCCTCAGCGGGACTCTGCGGCTGGAACGCAAAGCGGCAAGCTGGCTCAACGGGCGAAGGCGGAAAACTGGAGCATCTACTCGATCCGTGGCGGCCTTCAGACACTACCAGACACATTAGCCAAGGATCTGCAATGTAAAGGCGTTTCCATAGTAACCGGGACCAAGTTTGAGGAGATGGTgttcgatcgcgatcgcatAATGCTGCGGGTCGACGGCAAGGAACAGTTGCTTCAGCATGTCGTTAGCAGCATCCCTAGCTACAAACTGGCCAAACATGTTGAGACGCAACACCCGCAACTGTCCGCCGCGTTGCGAAGCATCCCGTTCGTGGATGTTTGTGTCGTTAATCTGCAGTACCGTCGGACTGATTTGCTGAAACAGGACGGTTTCGGACTGTTGGTGCCTCCGATCGAAAACCTCCCAATTTTGGGAGTCATCTTCGATAGCTGCTGCTTCGACATGGTAGACAACACCGTTctgacggtgatgatgggcGGTGCCTGGTTCGAGCAATGGTTCGGCAAAAACCCCTCCGAAgagcagctgctggaggtgGCACTGGCCAATGTAGATAAGATTCTGCACATAGGCCAGCGCCCTGACGCGTACAAAGTGAATCTACTCCGTCGATGCATTCCCCAGTACACCGTTGGGCATCAGGAGCGGGTGAAAGCGGCCCGTGACTACATCGATCAGCATCGGCTTCCGATCGTACTGTGCGGTGCATCGTACGACGGCGTTGGCGTGAATGATGTTATTCTATCCGCCCGAAAGAGCGTAGAGGCCCTGCAAAGCAAATAG